A genomic window from Candidatus Cloacimonadaceae bacterium includes:
- a CDS encoding calcium/sodium antiporter, with protein MLYLIVGLVFLIVGANWLVKGASSLAKRFDIPQIVIGLTVVAFGTSAPELVVNVISSLKGASDIAFGNVIGSNNFNIFIILGISSLIYPLEVKVATTWKEIPFVLFISVLALLLVNDNWFNPTAVNMMSRFDGLILLAVFGLFLAYNWRLSKSGTVEGANIKLYSMFWTLAGIIAGMTGLIIGGEVIVKQALFIANEFGISEKVIALTIVAAGTSLPELATSAVAAYKKHPDIAVGNIVGSNVFNLLLVLGVSSMIDPPLYKSSFNMDFSLMILAGLLLFLFMFIPSKHCLDRREGGLLLAVYVAYAVFLLK; from the coding sequence GTGCTATATTTGATAGTGGGGCTTGTGTTCTTGATTGTGGGTGCAAACTGGCTGGTGAAGGGCGCGAGCTCTCTGGCAAAGAGATTTGATATTCCGCAGATCGTGATCGGGTTGACGGTGGTCGCGTTTGGGACTTCCGCTCCGGAGCTGGTCGTAAACGTCATTTCCAGCCTCAAGGGCGCTTCGGACATCGCGTTTGGAAACGTGATCGGCAGCAACAATTTCAATATCTTCATCATCCTGGGTATCAGTTCATTGATCTATCCTCTGGAAGTGAAAGTCGCTACTACCTGGAAAGAAATCCCATTCGTGCTTTTTATCTCCGTTTTGGCGCTCTTGTTAGTCAACGACAATTGGTTCAACCCCACTGCCGTCAATATGATGAGCAGGTTTGACGGTTTGATCCTGTTGGCGGTTTTTGGCTTGTTTTTGGCATACAATTGGCGTTTGAGCAAATCCGGAACTGTCGAAGGCGCGAACATCAAACTATATTCCATGTTTTGGACGCTTGCCGGAATCATTGCCGGAATGACTGGATTGATCATCGGCGGCGAAGTCATTGTCAAACAGGCGCTTTTCATCGCCAATGAATTTGGCATCAGCGAAAAGGTGATCGCTCTCACGATTGTGGCTGCCGGAACTTCTTTGCCGGAATTGGCGACTTCGGCGGTGGCGGCATACAAAAAACATCCCGATATCGCGGTCGGCAACATCGTCGGCTCCAACGTCTTCAACCTTCTGCTTGTCCTCGGAGTATCTTCAATGATCGATCCGCCCCTCTACAAATCATCCTTCAACATGGATTTTTCGCTGATGATTCTTGCCGGCTTGCTGCTTTTCCTTTTCATGTTCATACCCAGCAAGCACTGTTTGGACAGACGTGAGGGCGGATTGCTGCTTGCGGTCTATGTGGCGTATGCAGTGTTTTTGTTGAAGTGA
- the hydF gene encoding [FeFe] hydrogenase H-cluster maturation GTPase HydF, with translation MHTAPRGERLIITLLGNRNAGKSSLINAITGQEIAIVSEIPGTTTDPVDKRYELLPLGSVTFYDTAGLDDSGELGEKRVKATIKILYRTDIALFINDGSPFSASEYETLARIREMNIPLLMVFNKLDLNPPAEQNIAYCKAQNIRWISVSAEKGEYITAAKNLIIELAPQHTKQEKTIIGDLVSPKDRVILVTPIDSAAPKGRLILPQVQVLRDLLDSGAIVLVVREFELIHALQALNTDPDLVITDSQVIKEVVRDLPPGVKLTTFSILFARYKGDLNILAEGVRQIDKLLDGDRILIAEACSHHVQADDIGRVKLPRWLKEYTGKSLIHEVYSGHDFPENLEEYALVIHCGGCMLNFMEQNRRIVEARRRGVPITNYGLAISKLQGVFERAVEPFGI, from the coding sequence ATGCATACAGCACCGCGTGGAGAACGCCTGATCATCACTTTGCTGGGAAACCGAAATGCCGGAAAATCCAGCCTGATCAATGCTATCACCGGACAGGAGATTGCCATCGTCTCGGAAATCCCCGGCACTACCACCGATCCGGTTGATAAACGTTATGAGCTCCTCCCGCTGGGTTCGGTCACTTTCTATGATACCGCAGGTTTGGATGATTCCGGCGAGCTTGGCGAAAAGCGCGTCAAAGCCACAATCAAGATCCTTTACCGCACGGATATCGCGCTTTTTATCAACGATGGCAGCCCTTTTTCAGCTAGCGAATACGAAACCCTTGCCCGCATCCGCGAAATGAACATCCCGCTGCTGATGGTCTTCAACAAGCTCGATCTGAACCCTCCCGCTGAGCAAAACATCGCCTATTGCAAAGCGCAGAACATCCGCTGGATCAGTGTCTCGGCGGAAAAAGGCGAATATATCACCGCTGCCAAGAATCTGATCATCGAGCTGGCACCCCAGCATACCAAACAGGAAAAAACCATCATCGGAGATCTTGTCTCTCCCAAAGACCGCGTCATCCTTGTGACTCCGATCGATTCGGCGGCTCCCAAGGGACGCCTGATCCTGCCTCAGGTTCAGGTGCTGCGCGATCTTTTGGATTCCGGTGCCATAGTCCTCGTCGTCCGCGAATTTGAATTGATCCATGCCCTGCAAGCTTTGAATACCGATCCCGATCTCGTGATCACCGATTCTCAAGTGATCAAAGAGGTAGTGCGAGACCTTCCTCCGGGAGTGAAATTGACCACCTTTTCCATCCTCTTTGCACGCTACAAAGGCGATCTCAATATCCTCGCCGAAGGGGTCAGACAGATAGATAAACTACTCGACGGAGATCGTATTCTGATCGCGGAAGCCTGTTCCCATCACGTTCAGGCAGACGATATCGGCAGAGTCAAGCTTCCCCGCTGGCTCAAAGAATACACCGGCAAGAGCCTAATTCACGAAGTCTATTCCGGACACGATTTCCCCGAAAATCTGGAGGAATATGCCCTTGTCATTCATTGCGGTGGCTGCATGCTGAACTTCATGGAACAGAACCGCCGCATCGTCGAAGCGCGGCGCAGAGGCGTCCCGATCACCAATTATGGTTTGGCGATCTCCAAGCTGCAGGGCGTCTTTGAACGCGCGGTTGAGCCCTTTGGTATATGA